From the Lolium rigidum isolate FL_2022 chromosome 2, APGP_CSIRO_Lrig_0.1, whole genome shotgun sequence genome, one window contains:
- the LOC124693489 gene encoding phosphatidylinositol 4-phosphate 5-kinase 9 yields the protein MTAPVALRNEPAVISHSERVDLFRGASCNIESEVLATLANGQDPHAPDTNAGFRVTNIRLPSGDSYSGTLLGSTPEGSGRYTWSDGCIYDGEWRRGMRHGQGKTLWPSGATYEGEYAGGYIYGEGTYIGQDSIVYKGRWKLNRKHGLGCQTYPNGDMFQGSWIQGEIQGHGKYTWQNGNSYTGNMKNGKMSGKGTFTWKNGDSYEGNWLDGMMHGYGIYTWDDCGYYVGTWTRGLKDGKGTLYPRGCRVPVNDEMYINSLRNRGVLPDLRRQNHGSRILHSSSVDMGNMKVGINRESSGASSRRNSGEQSRSKNVSLERRWSLEVAIEKFIGNENSETSGLEGSENIDDSEMPMLEREYMQGVLISEVVIDRSFSGSSKKTKRRQKKMVRETKKPGEAIIKGHRSYDLMLSLQLGIRYTVGKITPIQKREVRASDFGPRASFWMNFPKEGSRLTPSHPAEDFKWKDYCPMVFRNLREMFKIDAADYMISICGNAALRELSSPGKSGSVFFLSQDDRFMIKTLRKSEVQVLLRMLPKYYHHVHTYENTLITKFFGLHRVKPSSGQKFRFVVMGNMFCTELRIHRRFDLKGSSLGRSTDKIEIDENTTLKDLDLNYSFYLEPSWREALLKQIKIDSEFLKSQRIMDYSLLLGVHYRAPQHLRTRASYRRSMTTERLTVLSEEDAQEDDAFNYPEGLVLVQRANDENSVVVGPHIRGSRLRSSAAGFGEVDLLLPGTARVQIQLGVNMPARAEQIPKEDESKSFYEVYDVVLYLGIIDILQEYNITKKIEHAVKSMQYDSVSISAVDPEFYSERFLKFIQTVFPENS from the exons ATGACAGCCCCCGTGGCTCTCCGAAATGAGCCAGCAGTGATCTCCCACTCTGAAAGAGTCGATCTGTTCCGCGGCGCCAGTTGCAACATCGAGAGCGAGGTGCTGGCAACTTTGGCAAATGGCCAGGATCCGCACGCTCCAGACACAAACGCTGGTTTCAGGGTTACAAACATCAGGCTCCCCAGCGGTGATAGCTATTCCGGTACATTGTTGGGGAGCACGCCAGAGGGTTCGGGGCGGTATACCTGGTCAGATGGCTGTATTTACGATGGCGAGTGGAGGAGGGGGATGAGGCACGGGCAAGGGAAGACGCTGTGGCCATCTGGAGCTACCTATGAGGGCGAGTATGCTGGTGGGTACATATATGGGGAAGGCACGTATATTGGGCAGGATAGCATCGTTTACAAGGGACGGTGGAAGTTGAACCGTAAGCATGGTCTCGGATGCCAGACGTATCCTAATGGAGACATGTTCCAAGGTTCTTGGATTCAGGGCGAAATACAAGGTCATGGGAAGTATACGTGGCAAAATGGGAACAGTTATACCGGCAATATGAAGAATGGCAAGATGTCTGGAAAGGGAACTTTTACTTGGAAGAATGGGGATTCGTACGAAGGTAACTGGTTGGATGGCATGATGCATGGTTATGGTATCTATACCTGGGATGATTGTGGGTACTATGTTGGAACCTGGACCAGGGGACTGAAGGATGGGAAAGGCACATTGTATCCAAGGGGATGCAGAGTTCCTGTTAATGATGAGATGTACATCAATAGTCTAAGGAACAGAGGTGTGCTGCCTGACCTAAGAAGGCAGAATCATGGTTCACGCATACTTCACTCTTCGTCAGTGGACATGGGAAACATGAAGGTTGGTATAAATCGGGAATCTTCAGGTGCTTCATCTAGAAGGAACTCGGGCGAGCAATCCCGTTCGAAGAATGTGTCCTTGGAAAGAAGGTGGAGCCTTGAGGTGGCTATTGAAAAGTTCATCGGAAATGAAAATAGTGAAACCTCTGGTCTAGAAGGCTCTGAAAACATTGATGATTCTGAGATGCCTATGCTTGAAAGGGAATACATGCAAGGTGTTCTAATCAGTGAGGTAGTAATTGACAGGAGTTTCTCGGGCTCATCCAAGAAGACAAAGCGCCGCCAGAAGAAGATggttagagaaacaaaaaaaccTGGAGAGGCCATAATTAAGGGGCATAGAAGCTATGATCTAATGCTAAGTTTGCAGCTTGGTATCAG GTACACAGTTGGAAAGATAACACCAATTCAAAAACGTGAAGTCCGTGCTTCAGATTTTGGTCCAAGAGCAAGTTTCTGGATGAACTTCCCAAAAGAAGGATCACGACTTACTCCTTCGCATCCTGCAGAAGATTTTAAATGGAAAGACTATTGTCCAATGGTTTTCAG AAATTTGAGAGAGATGTTCAAGATTGATGCTGCAGATTATATGATCTCGATATGTGGAAATGCTGCACTTAGGGAGCTATCTTCTCCTGGAAAGAGTGGGAGTGTATTTTTCCTATCACAAGATGATAGGTTCATGATTAAGACTCTCCGGAAATCTGAAGTGCAG GTTCTCTTACGAATGCTTCCAAAATATTATCATCATGTCCATACTTATGAGAACACCCTCATAACCAAGTTTTTTGGCCTGCACAGGGTAAAACCTTCTAGTGGTCAAAAG TTCCGTTTTGTTGTAATGGGAAATATGTTCTGCACAGAATTGAGAATCCACCGGAGATTTGATTTGAAAGGTTCATCATTAGGCCGTTCTACTGACAAAATTGAAATTGATGAGAACACAACTCTGAAGGATTTAGATCTGAACTATTCCTTTTATCTTGAACCTTCCTGGCGAGAGGCTTTACTTAA GCAGATAAAAATTGATAGCGAATTCCTGAAGTCGCAGAGGATAATGGATTACAGTCTACTGCTTGGTGTCCATTACAGAGCTCCGCAGCACCTGCGAACACGTGCATCGTATCGTCGAAGCATGACAACAGAGAGATTAACTGTTCTTTCAGAAGAAG ACGCCCAGGAGGATGATGCTTTCAACTACCCAGAAGGGTTAGTTTTGGTTCAAAGAGCCAACGATGAGAACAGTGTGGTCGTTGGCCCTCACATAAGGGGAAGTCGACTGCGATCATCTGCTGCTGGATTcggggaagtagacctcctccttccAGGAACAGCAAG GGTTCAGATCCAGCTAGGCGTGAACATGCCTGCCCGGGCCGAGCAGATCCCGAAGGAGGACGAGAGCAAGTCGTTCTACGAGGTGTATGACGTGGTGCTCTACCTGGGCATCATTGACATCCTGCAGGAGTACAACATCACCAAGAAGATCGAGCACGCCGTCAAGTCCATGCAGTacgactccgtctccatctccgcTGTCGACCCCGAGTTCTATTCGGAGCGCTTCCTCAAGTTCATCCAGACTGTCTTCCCTGAGAACTCGTAG
- the LOC124693490 gene encoding NAC domain-containing protein 78-like, with the protein MSPSLPDYPPTPHAATAASASSPAAAPLAPGFRFHPTDEELVSYYLRRRARSLPLRADAIAEVDLYRLEPWDLPPLSRIRSRDAQWYFFARLDRKVAGAGAGGRGGPGNRTNRATPRGYWKTTGKDREVRHRGRAVGMKKTLVFHAGRAPKGDRTNWVMHEYRLLDSDGPQDLHVVCRIFQKVGSGPQNGAQYGAPYMEEEWEEEDDAIENTPTSGTSIEMAAITDTASAESNVEDENIFSNINELVQSQEVLNSSEMAHLQAQGLNETGEGSYGDGDISIDEILQNPVSNISSENIVEPEAQNAVDDHFSLADLSGYPSQDDGYVGQDGPIIWSDPSNGELAEWPLRTYSNQNQANGTLSVEEFFDPENDTNTYSGQEQACPSDDQNLYLQTNGLPGPQQVDDNMPFFDASSNHKWEDGNDDYLNVNGLIYPPIENESLFDVGEDLMAYFAEEDDFKFDISGSAGGSDSQLPDMLNFAQKDESKDGSTFDGISTFTNVKAQYGASSSGSRGNLYPDSALPGVPMDEKVDNDNSFRKRFISMLDYPAPPAMASEFPPTTGKSVAALSGASSVVRVTAGFVQHGGLSFTDNTDSWPLQKHVDFSLHLSVTVESSSMSTTKSIGGFDEEPATRMSTVPSVLRGGLYLFFVSAMILMLSFKVGSCIYSR; encoded by the exons ATGAGCCCCTCACTGCCGGACTACCCGCCGACGCCGCACGCCGCCACGGCGGCGTCGGCGTCCTCACCCGCCGCCGCACCCCTCGCCCCGGGCTTCCGCTTCCACCCAACAGACGAGGAACTCGTCTCCTACTAcctgcgccgccgcgcccgcAGCCTGCCGCTCCGCGCCGACGCGATCGCGGAGGTGGACCTGTACCGCCTCGAGCCCTGGGACCTGCCGCCGCTCTCCCGCATCCGGAGCCGCGACGCGCAGTGGTACTTCTTCGCGCGGCTCGACCGCAAGGTGGCCGGGGCCGGCGCGGGGGGCCGCGGCGGGCCCGGCAACCGCACCAACCGCGCCACGCCGCGCGGGTACTGGAAGACCACGGGCAAGGACCGCGAGGTGCGCCACCGCGGCCGCGCCGTGGGCATGAAGAAGACGCTCGTGTTCCATGCCGGGCGCGCGCCCAAGGGGGATCGCACCAACTGGGTCATGCACGAGTACCGCCTCCTCGACTCCGACGGGCCTCAG GATCTGCATGTGGTGTGTAGAATCTTTCAGAAAGTTGGATCGGGACCGCAGAATGGAGCACAGTATGGTGCACCATACATGGAGGAGGAatgggaggaggaggatgatgccaTTGAGAACACACCTACCAGTGGTACATCAATTGAAATGGCTGCGATCACAGATACTGCTAGTGCGGAATCAAATGTGGAAGATGAAAATATATTCTCTAACATTAATGAGCTTGTGCAA TCCCAAGAAGTGCTCAACTCATCAGAAATGGCTCATCTACAAGCTCAAGGTTTGAATGAGACTGGTGAGGGCAGCTATGGTGACGGTGATATTTCTATCGACGAGATCTTGCAGAATCCTGTGTCAAATATTAGTTCAGAAAATATAGTCGAACCTGAAGCACAGAATGCTGTCGATGATCACTTCAGTCTTGCAGATTTGTCTGGATACCCAAGTCAAGATGATGGATATGTAGGTCAGGATGGTCCTATCATTTGGAGTGACCCTTCAAATGGTGAGCTGGCAGAATGGCCTCTGAGAACTTACAGTAATCAAAACCAGGCCAATGGAACTCTTAGTGTTGAGGAATTCTTTGACCCAGAGAATGATACCAATACATATTCAGGACAGGAGCAAGCTTGTCCTTCAGATGACCAGAACTTGTATTTGCAAACCAATGGTCTTCCAGGTCCTCAGCAAGTGGATGACAACATGCCGTTTTTTGATGCATCAAGCAATCACAAATGGGAAGATGGGAATGACGATTATCTAAATGTGAATGGCCTTATCTACCCGCCAATTGAGAACGAATCTCTCTTTGACGTGGGAGAGGATCTGATGGCTTACTTCGCTGAAGAGGACGATTTCAAGTTTGATATTTCGGGCTCAGCTGGAGGCTCTGATTCTCAACTTCCAGACATGTTGAACTTTGCCCAAAAG GATGAAAGTAAGGATGGTTCTACGTTTGATGGGATCTCCACTTTTACAAATGTGAAGGCTCAATATGGCGCATCTTCATCTGGTTCCCGTGGGAACCTGTATCCGGACAGTGCGCTTCCAG GTGTGCCAATGGATGAGAAGGTTGACAACGACAATAGTTTCAGAAAGCGCTTTATAAGCATGCTCGACTACCCAGCCCCACCTGCAATGGCATCAGAATTCCCACCAACCACAGGAAAATCAGTTGCTGCTCTCAGTGGGGCTAGTTCAGTTGTCCGCGTCACCGCGGGCTTTGTCCAGCATGGTGGCCTCAGTTTCACCGATAACACGGACAGCTGGCCCCTACAGAAACATGTTGACTTCAGTCTACACCTTTCTGTCACCGTGGAGAGCAGCAGCATGTCCACTACCAAATCCATTGGTGGTTTCGATGAGGAGCCAGCTACACGAATGAGCACCGTGCCATCGGTGCTGCGCGGCGGCCTGTACCTTTTCTTCGTCTCGGCGATGATCCTCATGTTGAGCTTCAAAGTAGGGTCCTGTATCTACAGCAGGTAA
- the LOC124693487 gene encoding 50S ribosomal protein L9, chloroplastic: protein MASPSCASTLPWTAAFAPSSSSASAASPRGLQTRRAPSLVIVAQGKVKKYRQVILMDDIEEVGGKKGDTMKVRAGFYRNFLLPKGKATLLTPDVLKEMELEQVRIEAEKKRVKEEAQQLARVFETIGAFKVPRKGGKGKQIFGSVTSQDLVEIIKSQLNRDVDKRLVEVPEIREVGEYVAEIKLHPDVTAKVRLTVYAK, encoded by the exons ATGGCGTCGCCGTCGTGTGCATCCACGCTGCCCTGGACCGCCGCCTTCGcaccatcctcctcctccgcctccgccgcctcgccgcgCGGACTCCAGACGCGCCGGGCGCCGTCGCTGGTCATCGTTGCCCAGGGCAAGGTCAAGAAGTATCGCCAG GTCATACTGATGGATGACATTGAGGAGGTGGGTGGGAAAAAGGGGGACACGATGAAGGTGCGGGCCGGCTTCTACCGCAACTTCCTCCTCCCCAAGGGGAAAGCTACTCTGCTCACTCCGGACGTCCTCAA GGAAATGGAACTGGAGCAGGTTAGAATAGAGGCTGAAAAGAAACGG GTAAAAGAAGAGGCACAGCAACTTGCGCGAGTATTCGAGACTATCGGGGCATTCAAGGTGCCACGTAAAGGTGGAAAAGGAAAGCAGATCTTCGGGAG TGTCACGTcgcaagatctcgtcgagatcatAAAGTCACAGCTTAACAG GGACGTCGACAAACGCCTGGTGGAGGTTCCGGAGATCCGCGAGGTCGGGGAGTATGTCGCCGAGATCAAGCTCCACCCCGATGTCACTGCCAAGGTGAGGCTGACTGTGTATGCCAAGTGA